Proteins from one Neodiprion fabricii isolate iyNeoFabr1 chromosome 5, iyNeoFabr1.1, whole genome shotgun sequence genomic window:
- the LOC124181914 gene encoding ATP-dependent translocase ABCB1-like: protein MKNVKKLELAMVAQDPSTISSKANPIEILGFRPTDEESKETENHKSAEKPKPPEYPAISFWKLFKYSDGCEKFFLVIGAISAVVTGFCQPANIYIYGDLIGSMVQAALLEDYTQLMDSVVLFAILNSVIGIIMLSFSYISIMLYNIAGQRQIYRIRNMYLESALHQDISWYDLTPSGDVASRLAEDITKLEEGISEKTVMFIHNMSAFVGCVIVAFTKGWKLALVCMVSLPVTVLVIGAVVSITSRLARKEIEAYAKAGSIAEEVLSAMRTVVAFGGQKLELTRYTENLIYAYKNNTKRGMFSGFGFGMLWFFIYSSYALSFWYGVGLIIEERNLDTSEQTYDAATMITVFLAVMMGSMNFGTASPFIEAFGIAKAAGAKVFAVIERKSSIDSLSNDGVKPKNTNGAIEFKNVVFNYPSRPDIEVLGGLNLTINPGETVALVGGSGCGKSTCIQLLQRFYDPPGGQILLDGQDLKDLNVEWLRSNIGIVGQEPVLFDTTIAENIRYGKINATEEEIVAAAKKANAHDFITKLHKGYDTLVGERGAQISGGQKQRIAIARALVRNPRILLLDEATSALDTRSEAKVQAALDRASEGRTTIIVAHRLSTIRDANKIIVLAKGIAVEQGSHDDLMKLKQHYYGLVTSQISELEESGRKDQTRSDEIEEDEDNEKVIMNRQNTLYEEVTETSAVSMLNVLKYNEPEKYYIILACLTSAIVGCSTPLFAILFGDLIGILSYPDVDQVRSETNMYCLYFVLIGILVGSATFIQIFVFGIAGERLTMRMRELAFGTMLKQEMAWFDVPSNGTGSLCAKLSGEAAAIQGATGQRIGTLIQSATTIVLGLALAMYYEWRLGLVGTAFIPFILVTIYLQGLIMHKESFDYHKSLEQSTKIAVEAVSNIRTVAGLGREETFQIAYAEAMRPSFELGKKNTHVRAIVFALARSILYFAYAVVMWYGGTLITNEGLNYAVVFKVAQALIMGTVMVANALAFAPNYQKGLIAAGKIFALINRKPAIVDPTNPNEEKWNITGEVNYNSVTFEYPTRPGIVILKALNLEIPSGKTIALIGSSGCGKSTTIQLLERFYDPNIGSVELDNKDISSVTLDSLRSHLGIVSQEPSLFARTIAENIAYGDNSRNVLMSDIEAAAKKANIHTFITSLPLGYDTKLGDKGTQISGGQKQRIAIARALVRNPKVLLLDEATSALDMESEKIVQAALDEAKEGRTCITIAHRLSTIQDADKICVLDRGVVAESGTHAELVAKKGLYYKLRTLQS from the exons ATGAAGAACGTCAAGAAATTAGAGCTAGCTATGGTAGCCCAGGACCCaagcaccatttcatctaaaGCTAATCCCATTGAAATATTAGGGTTCCGACCGACTGATGAAGAGTCTaaagaaactgaaaatca CAAGTCTGCAGAGAAGCCAAAACCCCCCGAATATCCAGCAATATCTTTTTGGAAATTG tttaaaTACTCTGATGgatgtgaaaagttttttctcgTCATTGGCGCTATTTCCGCGGTTGTTACCGGTTTTTGTCAGCCagctaatatatatatttatggtGATCTGATAGGATCAATGGTACAAGCAGCACTTCTCGAGGACTATACGCAGCTTATGGATTCAGTTGTgttatttgcaattttgaatTCAGTCATTGGAATTATTATGCTCTCATTCAGTTACATAAGCATAATGTTATACAACATTGCTGGACAGCGTCAGATATACAGAATTCGAAATATGTATTTAGAATCTGCGCTACATCAGGACATTTCATGGTACGATTTAACTCCAAGTGGTGATGTCGCGAGTAGATTGGCAGA GGATATAACTAAGCTAGAAGAAGGAATTTCTGAAAAGACTGTTATGTTCATCCATAACATGAGTGCCTTCGTGGGGTGTGTTATCGTAGCATTCACCAAGGGATGGAAACTCGCACTTGTCTGCATGGTTTCACTCCCTGTCACAGTGCTAGTCATTGGAGCAGTTGTATCG ATTACTTCTCGATTGGCACGCAAGGAAATTGAAGCATACGCTAAAGCAGGATCAATTGCAGAAGAAGTACTGTCGGCAATGCGTACTGTTGTTGCATTTGGGGGCCAGAAACTAGAACTAACAAGATATACAGAGAATTTAATATATGCCTATAAGAATAATACGAAGAGAGGTATGTTCTCAGGATTTGGGTTTGGAATGCTATGGTTTTTCATATACTCCAGCTATGCGCTATCGTTCTGGTACGGCGTCGGCCTTATTATTGAAGAACGGAACCTCGATACAAGTGAACAGACATATGATGCTGCTACAATGATCACA GTATTCTTAGCTGTGATGATGGGATCTATGAACTTTGGAACAGCTTCTCCGTTCATAGAAGCTTTTGGAATTGCCAAAGCAGCAGGGGCTAAAGTTTTCGCTGTTATTGAAAGAAAGTCTTCCATCGACAGTCTGTCAAATGATGGTGTTAAGCCGAAAAACACCAATGGAGCtattgaattcaaaaatgttgtTTTCAATTACCCTTCACGGCCAGACATTGAG GTTTTGGGAGGTTTAAACCTGACAATCAATCCAGGAGAAACAGTGGCGTTAGTAGGTGGATCTGGGTGTGGGAAATCAACGTGTATTCAGCTTTTACAAAGGTTCTATGATCCACCTGGGGGACAA ATTCTTTTAGACGGGCAGGACTTGAAAGACTTGAATGTTGAATGGCTGAGAAGCAACATCGGAATTGTTGGTCAGGAGCCCGTGTTGTTTGACACAACCATCGCTGAGAACATTCGTTATGGAAAAATTAATGCAACCGAAGAAGAAATTGTCGCTGCAGCTAAGAAGGCAAATGCACACGATTTTATTACAAAGCTGCATAAG GGGTATGACACATTGGTTGGTGAAAGGGGAGCTCAAATTTCAGGTGGGCAAAAGCAAAGAATCGCTATAGCCCGAGCATTAGTACGAAACCCAAGGATCTTGCTCCTCGATGAAGCAACTTCAGCTCTGGATACTCGTAGTGAAGCGAAAGTACAAGCGGCACTAGATAGG GCAAGTGAAGGAAGAACTACCATTATTGTAGCTCACAGACTATCGACAATAAGAGATGCAAATAAAATCATTGTACTCGCGAAAGGTATAGCGGTAGAGCAAGGAAGTCACGACgatttaatgaaattgaaacaacACTATTATGGTCTAGTTACTTCgcag atatcTGAACTAGAAGAATCAGGCAGAAAAGATCAAACACGTAGTGATGAAatagaagaagatgaagataatgaaaaagtaatcATGAATAGACAG aaTACTTTGTACGAAGAAGTTACAGAAACTTCGGCGGTCTCTATGCTCAATGTTCTAAAGTATAATGAacctgaaaaatattatattattcttgCCTGTTTGACCTCTGCCATCGTTGGATGTTCTACACCGTTATTTGCCATTCTATTCGGGGACCTGATCGGG ATTCTATCATATCCTGACGTTGACCAAGTTAGAAGTGAAACCAACATGTATTGCCTCTATTTTGTGCTGATTGGGATCCTAGTTGGGTCAGCTACTTTTATCcag ATATTCGTTTTTGGTATTGCTGGTGAACGACTTACAATGAGGATGCGAGAATTAGCATTTGGCACGATGTTGAAACAAGAGATGGCTTGGTTTGACGTTCCCAGTAACGGGACTGGTTCTCTATGTGCTAAACTGTCTGGAGAAGCTGCTGCTATACAGGGTGCAACTGGACAGCGAATTGGTACCCTTATACAATCTGCCACTACAATTGTACTGGGCTTGGCACTTGCTATGTACTATGAATGGAGATTAGGACTTGTCGGAACAGCATTTATACCGTTCATTCTAGTCACTATTTATCTCCAAGGCTTAATAATGCATAAGGAATCTTTCGATTATCACAAGAGCTTAGAACAATCTACCAAG ATAGCAGTTGAAGCAGTGTCTAACATTCGTACAGTTGCTGGACTTGGAAGAGAAGAAACTTTCCAAATAGCATACGCAGAGGCAATGAGACCTTCTTTTGAACTTGGTAAAAAGAATACCCATGTACGTGCCATAGTATTTGCTCTTGCCAGATCCATTCTTTACTTTGCATATGCTGTTGTTATGTGGTATGGCGGAACTTTGATCACCAACGAAGGATTAAACTATGCTGTGGTATTCAA GGTTGCTCAGGCTCTGATCATGGGCACAGTGATGGTCGCTAATGCCTTAGCGTTTGCGCCAAACTATCAGAAAGGTTTAATTGCAGctggaaaaatatttgcactCATCAACAGAAAACCAGCGATAGTAGATCCGACAAATccaaacgaagaaaaatgg AACATCACCGGTGAGGTCAATTACAATTCCGTCACATTCGAGTATCCTACCAGGCCTGGAATCGTAATCTTAAAAGCGTTGAATCTTGAAATACCATCGGGAAAAACAATTGCATTGATCGGATCTAGCGGATGTGGAAAGAGCACAACCATTCAGCTACTTGAAAGATTTTATGATCCGAATATCGGCAGTGTT GAACTGGACAATAAAGATATCTCATCTGTAACTCTTGATTCTCTGAGATCCCATCTGGGTATAGTGTCGCAAGAACCATCATTGTTTGCTCGCACAATAGCCGAAAATATTGCCTATGGCGATAACTCAAGAAACGTATTAATGTCGGACATAGAGGCTGCTGCTAAAAAAGCGAATATACACACGTTTATCACGTCACTTCCACTTGGATATGATACTAAACTTGGTGATAAAGGTACCCAAATTTCCGGAGgtcaaaaacaaagaatagCTATCGCCAGAGCTTTAGTTAGAAATCCCAAAGTTCTTTTGCTTGACGAAGCTACATCTGCTCTTGACATGGAAAGTGAAAAG ATTGTACAAGCAGCACTGGACGAGGCAAAAGAAGGCAGAACATGCATAACTATCGCACACAGACTCTCTACCATCCAAGATGCTGACAAAATATGCGTTTTGGATAGAGGCGTTGTAGCGGAAAGTGGAACGCATGCAGAGCTTGTTGCTAAAAAGGGGCTTTATTACAAACTACGCACTCTACAATCCTAA
- the LOC124181918 gene encoding uncharacterized protein LOC124181918 isoform X1: protein MNNLRRKIRSYHVTSYEVLFSTLEELLTNNDVTYISLWLVLFIVVLMSSLIILLKRKHDTVFSQPEVAPPELVNRYVDIIHSEDDSSKFINYKKLLVQLHHTASRCYDTCYASKCIRLVRDCPYLINVSLEPSGLTPFQLVCYNGHTCLVEYMLAKGANPWLATQSGENALCLAVYHYLKHPESKDLLCLDVLFNSGCTLDPNSRCFKVILKMATQGCHKRLTEWILVHTKAATYDYRSMSVPVVLENIQVYSKYKPSFRH from the exons ATGAACAATTTGCGGAGAAAAATTCGTAGCTACCATGTAACGTCGTACGAAGTTTTATTCAGTACGCTTGAAGAGTTGCTAACAAATAATGACGTTACTTACATATCGCTTTGGCTCGTGTTATTTATCGTTGTACTTATGTCAAGTCTAATCATACTCTTGAAAA GGAAACACGACACGGTGTTCTCGCAACCCGAGGTAGCTCCTCCGGAGCTGGTTAATCGATATGTCGATATTATTCACTCCGAAGACGATAGTTCCAAGTTTATAAACTATAAAAAGCTATTAGTACAGTTACATCATACAGCCAGT agatGTTACGATACTTGCTATGCCTCAAAATGCATTAGGCTAGTAAGGGATTGTCCGTATTTGATAAACGTGAGCCTTGAACCAAGCGGACTTACCCCTTTTCAATTAGTGTGTTATAACGGTCATACATGTTTAGTGGAGTACATGTTGGCTAAAG GCGCTAATCCATGGCTGGCAACGCAGTCTGGTGAAAATGCACTCTGCTTAGCAGTTTATCACTACCTAAAACACCCAGAAAGTAAAGATTTATTGTGCCTGGATGTATTGTTTAATTCAG GATGCACTTTGGACCCAAATAGTCGCTGTTTTAAGGTAATCTTAAAAATGGCAACACAAGGTTGTCACAAACGTCTGACCGAGTGGATATTGGTGCACACTAAGGCTGCCACATATGATTACAGATCTATGTCAGTTCCTGTAgttcttgaaaatattcaggtcTATTCTAAATATAAACCTTCGTTTAGACATTGA
- the LOC124181918 gene encoding uncharacterized protein LOC124181918 isoform X2 produces the protein MRSVKIPAVNTSSARGLQLQFKWKHDTVFSQPEVAPPELVNRYVDIIHSEDDSSKFINYKKLLVQLHHTASRCYDTCYASKCIRLVRDCPYLINVSLEPSGLTPFQLVCYNGHTCLVEYMLAKGANPWLATQSGENALCLAVYHYLKHPESKDLLCLDVLFNSGCTLDPNSRCFKVILKMATQGCHKRLTEWILVHTKAATYDYRSMSVPVVLENIQVYSKYKPSFRH, from the exons ATGCGGTCCGTGAAAATACCGGCAGTAAACACATCGTCTGCTCGCGGACTGCAACTTCAATTTAAAT GGAAACACGACACGGTGTTCTCGCAACCCGAGGTAGCTCCTCCGGAGCTGGTTAATCGATATGTCGATATTATTCACTCCGAAGACGATAGTTCCAAGTTTATAAACTATAAAAAGCTATTAGTACAGTTACATCATACAGCCAGT agatGTTACGATACTTGCTATGCCTCAAAATGCATTAGGCTAGTAAGGGATTGTCCGTATTTGATAAACGTGAGCCTTGAACCAAGCGGACTTACCCCTTTTCAATTAGTGTGTTATAACGGTCATACATGTTTAGTGGAGTACATGTTGGCTAAAG GCGCTAATCCATGGCTGGCAACGCAGTCTGGTGAAAATGCACTCTGCTTAGCAGTTTATCACTACCTAAAACACCCAGAAAGTAAAGATTTATTGTGCCTGGATGTATTGTTTAATTCAG GATGCACTTTGGACCCAAATAGTCGCTGTTTTAAGGTAATCTTAAAAATGGCAACACAAGGTTGTCACAAACGTCTGACCGAGTGGATATTGGTGCACACTAAGGCTGCCACATATGATTACAGATCTATGTCAGTTCCTGTAgttcttgaaaatattcaggtcTATTCTAAATATAAACCTTCGTTTAGACATTGA
- the LOC124181916 gene encoding bifunctional coenzyme A synthase yields MVNTGLLILTNATKVSKILPVIKKHVLKTLYIQYFPERNLLLSGNYKPRWQGPKYAQTISRIYSIASSHSPSLDVRVLLSGIKNPSTPIINTKKPVEMVIFDQTYTNNDAVSFIQDYLANTCMGCSFITCDEKAVGKNEDDITPVDDLLYKNVVLGGTFDRLHNGHKILLSRAVLKCTQKLTVGVTDTNMLLSKILWELIEPTEKRIERVKEFLEDIDPSLAYDIVSINDMYGPTKDDPSFEMIVVSEETVRGGDKINEVRVKKGLNKLAMDVIRLEADPHYQEHEEEKLSSSNYRMRLLGTRLKDPVIKDKPLKPYIIGLTGGIASGKSSVGEKLKNLGAALVNCDKIAHDLYAPGKLCFNIIVENFGNNVLNQDGFIDRKALGKIVFNDKAQLEKLNSLVWPAILDQAKTEIDELYKEGYEIIVMEAAVLIQAGWLSVCHEIWTCIIPKEEAIKRVMERNGLTESEAKSRVEAQPSNTEQINSANVVVSTMWSHSVTQKQIQKAWDLLKTYLARYSSS; encoded by the exons ATGGTAAACACTGGTCTGCTGATCCTAACTAATGCAACGAAAGTGTCAAAGATATTACCGGTGATAAAAAAACATGTATTGAAGACATTGTACATTCAATATTTTCCCGAGAGAAATCTCTTGTTGTCAGGTAATTACAAGCCTCGATGGCAAGGGCCAAAATATGCCCAGACCATATCTCGCATTTACTCAATCGCCTCATCCCACTCACCGAGCTTGGATGTTCGAGTTCTACTTTCGGGGATAAAGAATCCAAGTACCCCTATCATAAACACAAAGAAGCCGGTGGAAATGGTTATATTTGATCAGACCTATACTAACAACGATGCAGTTTCATTTATACAAGATTATCTCGCCAACACCTGCATGGGGTGCAGTTTTATAACTTGCGATGAAAAGGCTGTGGGGAAAAACGAAGATGATATCACGCCGGTAGACGATCTTCTCTATAAAAACGTTGTTCTCGGTGGCACATTTGATCGACTCCATAACGGGCATAAGATTTTACTTAGTAGAGCAGTTCTCAAATGCACCCAAAAGCTCACTGTAGGAGTAACAGACACCAACATGCTGCTTT CAAAAATACTTTGGGAATTGATAGAGCCGACTGAGAAGAGGATAGAACGTGTGAAAGAGTTCTTGGAAGACATCGATCCGTCTTTAGCATACGATATTGTATCGATCAATGATATGTACGGTCCTACAAAGGACGATCCATCGTTTGAGATGATCGTTGTTAGTGAGGAAACGGTGAGAGGAGGTGATAAGATAAACGAGGTTCGCGTTAAAAAGGGACTAAACAAATTAGCCATGGATGTTATACGCTTGGAAGCTGATCCACACTACCAGGAAcacgaggaagaaaaattaagtTCTAGCAATTACAGAATGCGGCTGCTTGGAACGAGGCTTAAAGATCCA GTGATAAAAGACAAGCCATTAAAGCCGTATATAATTGGTCTAACAGGAGGTATAGCAAGCGGAAAATCGTCagttggagaaaaattgaaaaatttaggaGCTGCATTAGTGAATTGTGATAAAATAGCCCATGACCTTTATGCACCTGGAAAGCTATGTTTTAACATAATTGTAGAGAATTTTGGCAACAATGTATTGAACCAAGATGGATTCATAGATAGAAAAGCTCTCGGGAAAATAGTTTTCAACGATAAA GCACAACTTGAAAAACTGAACAGCTTGGTCTGGCCTGCTATTTTGGACCAAGCGAAGACTGAGATTGATGAACTTTACAAGGAGGGATATGAGATAATTGTAATGGAAGCCGCTGTTCTCATACAAGCTGGATGGCTGTCTGTTTGTCATGAAATATGGACGTGCATTATTCCCAAGGAAGAG GCAATCAAGAGGGTGATGGAGAGGAATGGATTGACCGAAAGTGAAGCAAAGTCACGAGTTGAAGCCCAGCCTAGTAATACAGAGCAAATAAATAGTGCCAATGTTGTAGTTTCTACAATGTGGTCGCACAGCGTGACGCAGAAGCAGATCCAAAAAGCTTGGGATTTACTAAAAACGTACTTGGCCCGATACTCTAGCAGCTAA